Genomic segment of Iocasia fonsfrigidae:
CAAAATGTTTTTAATTGGAGTATAGGCTATAAGATTAAAGCCGTAGGGGTTTAGTTTTTCCTGAACCACCAATTGCTGTTCATTATTTATACTGCTTATCTTATAACCGGTATTATTTAAAGCTATTTTGTCATGATTATTAGAGTTGGACCAGATTAATTCATGTTTATAATCATATAATACCAGGTTTTTTTGGGGATCACTAGCTGTCAAAGATGATATAAAATCTGGATAAAATGATACAATAATTGCACCTTTAATTGTATTTTCCTGGTCCCTGATTTTTCTAAGATAAACGAGACGGTTGTTTAATAAATTATATATTTTACCCTCAGTCTTATTTGTGCCAGTAAATAATGTTTTTTCTTGAAAGTAAAAGGGGAGTCCTTCTTCTTTATTATTTAAGATGTCTCCTTTATCATTGAATTCTGAAAAGTTAAAATTATTACCCAGGTAATGTCCAGAGCTGCCCCAGTTATAGTAATAAGCAAAGTCGTTTATACCTAATAAGATCACACTATCTATATAGTTTTGTTGAAATAAAATACTATCTAATTCCCTGGTGATTATGTTTGTAGTAATACTGATATTACTGAAATCGTCAGTAAGCCTGCTGTTAGTTAAGGATTTACGTATAGCTTCATTATTGTATATCTGACGTATGTTTCCTTCTATAGTTTCAAAAAATGTCTCTATATATGAAGCGCTTATATGAAGATACCTGTATTCGTAGTCAACATTTTCACGGATGATTAAACTATAGACAATGTGTTGGGAAAAAAAATAAAGAACAGGTACAGATATCAGGGTTATAAGCAGGGAATAGAATAGTAGCTTTTTCCGTATGTCAAAGCTTTTAAATATCTTAAGTATTTTAAAGATTGTTGTCATCATTGCACCTACTATCATTATAAATTCGATTTACGGTATTCATTAGGGGTAAGACCAGTGTTTTTTTTGAAGATTTCAGTAAAATATTTGGGATTTTTATAACCAACCAGGTCACCTACCTGATATATTTTAAGATCCAACCTTTTTAATAATTCCTTGGCCTTTGCTAAACGATAATTGCTTAGATAATCTATAAAATTTTGGCCGGTTTCCTGTTTGAATAATACACTCAAGTAACTGGGATTTAAATATACATTGTCAGCTACTTCTTTTAGAGTTATTTTTTTATTATAATTATCTCTGATATATTTTATTGCTTTGTGAATTGCTGGATAGGATGACTGGGCGGTATTATTATTAACTTTTGCAGTTAATTTAACCACCTTGATAATTAAATCCCTGAGTTTATTTTCAAGCTCGGTAAGTGTTTCCAGATTCCTTATAAAAGTAGTAAATGGTGGTGTTATATTATAGCTTTTCTCCAGGGATATATCATGGTTTATCAGGCGGTGTTCTAATATATTTAAGAACTGAACTATATTTTTTTTAATTGCTGTAATACTGTATTTCTTGCTTTTGCTAATTGACTGCCAGTAAGTTAGGAAATTTTTCAGGCTTTCTTTTTTATTACCCTCCATAATTGAATTTAAGAGGCTGTTTTCCTGGCTATAAGGATAGTTATTAGTAGATTCTGTTATGTTTTCTTCATTATAGATATAATTAACCCTTTTAGCTTGATGGTAGAGATATTTTTGGACTAATGATAGGGCATCCTGGTAACTCTCTGCTAGTGACAATATATTTTTGCAAATACGGCCCACTGCCATAGTAAAATTATTAGTATTGTCTCCAGATAGATGACCATCAAGTATATCGATAATGTGGTTTATTTGCTTTTCTAATAAACTTCGTGAGTTTTTTGTAGGTGTTAAGATAAGTAAAAACTGCTGTTCGGATTGTATTAATAATTCTCCGAGGTTATTACTTAATAAATAATCAGAGAGCTTAATAGTGATTTTTAGATCAAATATTTTATGGAAATTTATAATTGTACAATTAAGGTAATCTTTATTTAGGTTTAATTCCAGTAGGTCTGTTTTTTCCTTGACTTCTTCATAGTCGGTAATTTTACCTTCGACTAAATCCTTTAAAAATTGGTTTCTGGCAATGGGTAGGGTTTCTTGGATCTGTTTTTTATAGGTCTTTAACTTTTGTAATTCTTTTCTTTTACTATTTAATTCTTTTTTGATTTTTTTAAATAGTTTTTGTAAATCTTTAAAGTTAAAGGGTTTTAATAAATAGTCATAGACCTGATTCTTGACTGCTTCCCTGGCATAGTTAAATTCCTTGTAACCAGACAGAATGATTACTATTATATGGGGATATTTTTCCCTTACAATTCTACTCATTTCTAAACCGTTCATTACAGGCATTTTTATGTCAGCTATGATAAGATCTATATCCTTATCCTCCAGGTGTTCAAGGGCCTTTTTTCCATTTTTAGCTGAACATACGGCCTGAAAACCAAGTTTTTCCCACTCATAAGACATAAGTCCTTCTCGGATAAAGAATTCATCATCTACTACCATGATATTATAATAGTGCTCAGCCATATAGATTCCCCTTTATCGAATTTTAACTAAATATAATTAATTATGCAAAAAGCTATTATGAGTGTGTGTTCGAAAAGATATATAATCCCCGGCGGGGCATATACTGATACTTTTCGAACAGACTCTATGATTAAAAAAAATTGAATTTTACTACTTTTATTTTACTATAAAACCTACCCAATATGCAAAATTATTTGAAAATACCAAAAAATACAGGTATAAAACTAAAATATACCTCCTTATAAATTAGCTGAAAATTTGTTATTATTGATTATAGTGTAAAATAAAATTATATTTTGTAGAAAGGGGGGTATACCAGTTAAAAACCTGGATTCAAATCATTAAAAAAAATTTAAGGGGGATTTTTAATGAGAAAGGTTTTATTTGTGCTAACATTTACTTTATTATTGGTTTTGACTGCTGTTAATGTATTGGCTCAGACTGATATTACTTACTGGTTATGGCTGGATGACCCAACAGACCCGACAATTAAAAATTTAGTTGAAGAATATAATAAAACACATCCAGATATTAATGTGAATATGGAAATGATCCCGATGTCACAGTATCATGATAGGCTTGCTACAGCCCTGGCAACCAATTCTGGACCAGATGTG
This window contains:
- a CDS encoding response regulator, whose amino-acid sequence is MAEHYYNIMVVDDEFFIREGLMSYEWEKLGFQAVCSAKNGKKALEHLEDKDIDLIIADIKMPVMNGLEMSRIVREKYPHIIVIILSGYKEFNYAREAVKNQVYDYLLKPFNFKDLQKLFKKIKKELNSKRKELQKLKTYKKQIQETLPIARNQFLKDLVEGKITDYEEVKEKTDLLELNLNKDYLNCTIINFHKIFDLKITIKLSDYLLSNNLGELLIQSEQQFLLILTPTKNSRSLLEKQINHIIDILDGHLSGDNTNNFTMAVGRICKNILSLAESYQDALSLVQKYLYHQAKRVNYIYNEENITESTNNYPYSQENSLLNSIMEGNKKESLKNFLTYWQSISKSKKYSITAIKKNIVQFLNILEHRLINHDISLEKSYNITPPFTTFIRNLETLTELENKLRDLIIKVVKLTAKVNNNTAQSSYPAIHKAIKYIRDNYNKKITLKEVADNVYLNPSYLSVLFKQETGQNFIDYLSNYRLAKAKELLKRLDLKIYQVGDLVGYKNPKYFTEIFKKNTGLTPNEYRKSNL